In Sphingobacterium zeae, one genomic interval encodes:
- a CDS encoding YcbK family protein, whose protein sequence is MSNNKNLASSILVIAGKYGVKTDGDYLEFNKNSPNIRLTENFHLHEFLTKNQKNSFTRINANIIAEVQTLRDAFGSPIGISSSYRSPEYNRSVNGATSSQHILGNALDTYPLHNDIAGWKKVVKENKKSGGIGYYKTFVHIDTGRTRFWNG, encoded by the coding sequence ATGAGCAATAATAAAAATTTGGCTTCCAGCATTCTAGTGATTGCTGGAAAATACGGTGTTAAAACGGATGGTGATTATTTAGAATTCAACAAGAATTCGCCTAACATTCGTCTAACTGAAAATTTTCATCTGCATGAGTTCCTGACCAAAAATCAAAAGAACTCATTTACGCGCATAAATGCGAATATCATTGCTGAAGTTCAGACGCTCAGGGACGCATTCGGGTCACCTATTGGTATATCTAGCAGTTATCGATCTCCGGAATATAACCGATCAGTGAATGGAGCTACTTCCAGTCAGCACATACTGGGTAATGCCCTGGACACTTATCCTTTACATAACGATATCGCCGGTTGGAAGAAAGTTGTCAAGGAGAACAAAAAGTCCGGCGGTATCGGCTATTACAAAACGTTTGTTCACATCGATACAGGTCGTACTAGATTTTGGAACGGTTAA
- a CDS encoding helix-turn-helix domain-containing protein, protein MNLSEKESKVLALVIAGVLVASAIAEQSELSVGSVNAVLNSLINKDLLLRNEDKSVSLTATGVEYKKSLNESDQAAKDAKGEENSSTDPTHIEGQQPIAVVIPYLKSEAAGEELRYALRSWADHFLEDHRIIIVGDKEDWFSPEITHVPLDPVLILEDCNCAAPAEIRNPQADVTHKILTLIASGEVTGDFILTNDDIYLAGPTALIDIQVLKAFGDLEDHAKGTSLFCQNSLRTKQALAKEGLSTHHYGTHTPMFVNAEILAEVIEKYNATEKGYLLTSLYFNYRFPDARPIQITGNIKDGVLASVYRDSVEPAMMWDLFQQRKFINCNSKGWLSVKNVIAKVFPQPSRYEQ, encoded by the coding sequence ATGAACTTATCAGAAAAAGAAAGCAAAGTTTTAGCCTTGGTCATTGCTGGGGTATTGGTTGCCAGTGCTATCGCTGAGCAATCAGAGCTATCTGTAGGATCAGTCAATGCCGTATTAAATTCGCTTATCAATAAAGATTTGCTATTACGTAATGAAGATAAATCGGTATCGCTTACAGCAACAGGTGTCGAATATAAAAAAAGTCTTAACGAAAGCGATCAAGCAGCGAAAGATGCTAAAGGCGAAGAAAACAGCTCAACAGATCCTACGCACATCGAAGGGCAGCAACCTATCGCTGTCGTTATTCCGTATCTAAAATCAGAAGCGGCTGGAGAAGAGCTCCGTTATGCGCTGCGCTCCTGGGCTGATCACTTCCTCGAAGATCATCGCATTATTATTGTCGGAGACAAGGAAGATTGGTTTTCTCCGGAAATTACGCACGTTCCACTGGATCCGGTATTGATCTTAGAAGACTGCAACTGTGCTGCTCCTGCTGAAATCAGAAACCCACAGGCTGACGTGACGCATAAAATCCTAACGCTGATCGCCTCGGGAGAAGTAACTGGCGATTTCATTTTGACAAACGATGATATCTATCTGGCAGGTCCTACGGCGTTGATCGATATCCAGGTATTGAAAGCTTTTGGTGATCTGGAAGATCATGCCAAAGGAACGTCTCTGTTTTGCCAGAATTCCCTGCGTACCAAACAGGCATTGGCAAAAGAAGGATTATCCACGCATCATTACGGCACACATACACCGATGTTTGTAAACGCTGAAATCCTTGCGGAAGTGATTGAGAAATACAATGCCACTGAAAAAGGGTATCTACTGACATCGTTGTATTTCAATTACCGGTTCCCCGACGCGCGTCCAATCCAGATTACGGGTAATATCAAAGATGGTGTACTTGCATCTGTTTACCGCGACAGCGTTGAGCCTGCAATGATGTGGGATCTATTCCAGCAACGGAAATTTATCAACTGCAATAGCAAAGGATGGCTATCGGTCAAAAATGTTATTGCAAAAGTATTCCCTCAACCTTCCAGATATGAGCAATAA